Below is a window of Candidatus Trichorickettsia mobilis DNA.
TTACAAATTAATGGCAATGCTGGAGAAAAGCAATCAGCTGCTGACAATAATTTACCGGTATCTTCTTACTTAAGTCATGGTGCTCGGGTGATGATTGAAATTCCTCCTGGTAGTGGTGATAAATTGGCCAACTGGTTGACTTCTGGCGATCCAGATAAAAGTGGTATGTCAAGAAAACAAAGTCAGCAAGGAGCAATTGATGAAGATAAAATTGTATACAACAGATCAGCTGCTACTCATGATGTTAGTATTAAAGAGAAAGTAAATGACAAGGGAGAAAAAGAATTTTCTTTAAAAGAAGAGAAAGGCTTTACTATAGGGTTAAGAGATTTTGTCGGTAATCAATTTGGTATGAAAACTAACCATTGGGGAGTGGATCTCGCGATGAATGCTGAATTTAACGGCAAGGATTCTGAAGGAAAAATTGTTGGTAGACCAGATGGAGATCATGGGCATTTATATATTCATTATAATCCACCAAAAGATGGTAAACCAGGAAGTATGTTGATAGGGATTGAAGGTGGCGCTCCAACTTCACATAAGCACTCTAAGACTGGAGCATCTGATCCACTAAGCCCAGTTGATAGCTCAAAATTTGATGATGTAAAAATAAAAAAAGATATTGCTGGTGAAAAAGAATATGATAATACCATAGTACCTAAAAAATATGGTGGTATGGTTGTCAAACTAGATCAAGAAAAATTAAATGATATAGTAAAAATAAATGCTAAAGATCTTGATGGTGGATTAGCTTATGTTAAGCCGGGGACATCTCCTAAAGATTTTAAAGATAAATTAGAAAATAAGGATTATCATCAGACTCCAGAATTTAAAGAATCCAAAAAACAAGAGCCTACATTAGAAAAACCTTCAATGTGGAAGAAAATTGCCAATGTAGTGACTAAAGTTGTAACCTTAGGAATGGTAAAGCCATTTCAGAAAGAAATTGATGCGTATAATGCTGAGCATAAAGTACTTAAGACTCAAGCTAAAGTTCAAGCAAATGATGGAGTCAGGATTAGTGAGCAACAAGAAAAATCCACTAAAGTTGGTATTTCAAGCCCTGATTTAACAATTGATAAAACTAAAACACGTTCCAACTCAATCGATTCGGTAAGTACGGCAGCTTCTTTAGGTGAAAAATTACGTTCTGGATCACAAAGCCCTCCTGGTAATAATAATGTTGAAAAAGTGGATAAACCAGTAGGAAAAGTAGAAAAAAAGGAATCTTCTTATGTTAGGTAGGTTTTGAAATTATATACGCCTGTATCACTATATAAATAATGGCAAATTTATCTTGTCTTTGTATATGTGTTATTATATATACGCTTACAAAGTTAAGCTAATTATTTAAGAATTTTTCATTATGGCAGTGTTGCATGCCTCTATTATTACTCTCTTTCCAGAAATGTTTCCAGGATCATTGCATTATTCTTTAGCAGGACAAGCGTTACATAAGGGGATATGGTCGTATGAAACTATTAATCTTCGTGACTTTGGCATAACTAAGCATAAAAATGTTGATGATATAGCTTATGGTGGAGGACATGGTTTAATTATGAGAGCTGATGTGTTGGGTGCAAGCATCGATCAGGCAATGTCAAAATATCCTAGTAGCAAAGTATATTATCCTTCTCCACGAGGTAAATTATTGAATCATGAGCTAATACAGGAAATTATTGATGAAAAAGAAATAATAATTCTATGTGGGCGTTTCGAAGGGATTGACGAAAGAGTAATAGAAGAATATAATGTCACCGAAATTAGTATAGGCGACTATGTGCTTTCTGGCGGTGAGTTGGCGGCGCTGGTAATTCTTGATTGTATGGTTAGATTATTACCAGGCGTAGTAGAAAATCAAGCAACTTTGCAATCAGAGTCTTTTGAACCAAGTGGTGAGTTTAATGGTTTACTGGAATGTCCATTATATACAAGGCCTTTTAAGTGGAGAGGACGTTGTGTACCTGAGGTGCTAGTATCAGGACATCACGAACGCCTTAGAAAATGGAAAAAAGAACAATCTATGTTAATTACCAGCAAACGTAGGCCAGATTTATTAAAAAACAAGTAATAAATCCAACCAATTATAATTATTGTGGTGAAGGAGAAAAAAATAAATGAATATTATTGATCGGTTTGAGCAACAACAAATTGCAAAACTTACTACAAATAAGGTGATACCTGAGTTTAAAGCAGGTGATACAGTAAATGTAAGTGTTAGAATAACAGAAGGAACTACAGAAAGATTACAATCATATGAAGGTGTAGTAATCGCCAGGAGAAATAGGGGGCTTACTTCTTCTTTTGTGGTACGTAAAATTAGTCATGGTGAAGGAGTGGAAAGAAGGTTCATGACTTACTCTCCATTGGTACAAGCTATCACAGTAGTTAAGCGTGGTATAGTAAGGCGTGCCAAGTTATATTATCTCAGAGAAAGAAGTGGTAAAGCTGCTAGAATAAAAGAAAGACTTAGATAAATGATTAGTGTGCTTTTGTTAAGGTATGGTGTTCAGTTCTCTTTTTTTCTTAGCTTGACGCATATTACTCAATAAGCTGCGTCAAATTTGTAAGAGCTACATTCAAACTAACTCAGTCATCTCAGAATACACTGAATGTCATCGTGAAACAAGTTCTGGATGACACCTGATGTTCAAGAATAGACCTCTTCGGAAACTGCATCTATCCTTTAAGAGAGGAATTTTTAGAAAAAACGAAAGTGAGCGCCGCAAGCAGTCTCTTGTTTGTTGCGGAGCGAAGACAAGTTTTTACGACAAAATTACCTCTTAGATACAAGTTTCAAAGGTGTCTAATGCATTGTGTGTTCACGATGATATTAATGCAGAGATTGACGACTATTTACAAATTTTATACAGTTCATTCACTATAGCTTAGACTAATAATGATTGTTTTTAATAAAACTACGGATTTTATAGCAATCATTGCTCCCGCTTCTAAATGTGATGAGGCAGAAGAAAAATTAAGTAAAGCTCAAGAGCTTCTTAGCTCTCAAGGATTAAAGTCAATATTTTTTCCTGATATTTTTTCTGGAGATATTCTTCCATTTTTTGCAGCAAATAAAGATATAAGATTAAAAAATTTACAACAAGCTCTACTGCATCCAGATGTTAAAATTATTTGGGCTTTTCGTGGAGGTTATGGGTGCAGTCAAATAATTTTTGACTGCTTGGATTTATTACCTGTAAGCACAAAAATTTTAATTGGTTATAGTGATATAACAGCTCTACATTTATTATTTAATCAGCATTATAAAATGCCAACTTTGCATGCTTCAGTATTAACTTCTTTGTTATCAAAGCAGCAGCATGATTTTGACTTGATCATGAAGGTTTTAGCTGGTGGTGAGATTAAGATCAAATTAGAACCGGTTAATATTTTAGATCATCATGATGTAAGTGGTGAAATCATTGGCGGTAATTTAACGGTGTTTTGTAACTTACTTGGTACAAAGCTACATCCTATGACTAATGGTAAAATTTTGTTATTAGAGGATGTTAATGAAAGTGCTTATCGTATACATCGATACCTAGTACATTTAAAGAATGCAGGTATCTTCGATAATTTAAAGGCGATTATTTTTGCTGATTTTATTCATAAAGATCAAGATATCAAGCAAACAATTCAACATTTTTGCTTTAATGAAATTAACAATATTCCAGCTTATCATGTTGAAGGTATAGGTCACGGTATTGTGAATTACCCAGTAGCTTTAGGAGTATTGGCTTGGATTAAAGACCAACAACTTACGGTTGTGAACCCATTTAAGTTAGTATAATATGATTATTAGAATAGGCACACGTAAGAGTAGACTAGCGTTAATCCAAACTGATCTTGTGGTACAGCAGATAAAATCACACTATCCTGAAGTAAAGTGTGAAATTGTAGCTATTACTACTACTGGCGATATGATTTTAGATAGGCCTTTATATGAAATTGGTGGTAAGGCTTTATTTTTAAAAGAAATAGAAACAGCTTTACTTAATAACAAAATCGATATTGCAGTGCATTCTTTAAAAGATGTGCCAGGCCAGCTACCTTCAGGATTAGTATTAGGAGCTGTATTAGCAAGAGAAGAAGCTAATGATGTATTAATTAGTCTAAAAGCTAGCTCAATAAAGGAGTTGCCAAAGCATGCAATAGTGGGTACTTCTTCCGTGCGCCGTAAAATATTTTTACAAAATCTTAGGCCGGATTTAAATATTGTAAATTTTAGAGGTAATGTTGAATCAAGGCTAAATAAGTTAATGCAGGGTGAAGTGGATGCAACAATTTTGGCTTTAGCTGGGCTAAAGAGATTGGATATATTTAATGATAATTATTGTCACATAATACCGATTGAGCAAATGCTACCGGCGGTAGGGCAGGGGGTAGTAGCAGTCGAAGTTAGAGAGGATGATGGATTAATGCAAGAGGTTTGTGATAAAATTCAGCATCACGCTACTTGGCAATTAACACAATTAGAACGAGCATTTATGAGGTATCTGGACGCAAGTTGTAAAACACCGTTAGCAGCACATGCTGTAGCTATTGGCCAGGATCAGATGCATGCATATTTTATGTTAGCGGATATACAAGGAGATAACGTATTATTTCATCAGCAACAAGGAAAAATTAGTGAAGCTTTTGATATTGGCATTGCTAATGCTAAACAATTGAGTGAATATTTGTGTTGTTAACACCAGCTGTACACTATAAAACATGCTCTCAAAAATGAGAGCATGTTTTTTCTTTTATATTGAGTTAAATTTATAGTTGTTCAGTAATGTGAGTAAATATTTTCTGAGCAATCTCTACAACTTGTTTATCAAACTCTTTTTCTGTAACATTCACCAAGCCATTCAATACCATTTCTTTAATTTCATTTGATGGCTTGCTTAATCCACATAAAATATTTATTTTTATGCTAGATAAGTCTTGAGCTTGAATGTTAGGTAATTCACTTGTGTTTTGTACAAATTGCAGTAAATTTGTTGCTGCTTCAGCAGGAACTTGCTCTTTAAATTTTGCTTGTCCGAAAGCTTCGGCAATGAGGATCTTAAGGCTGCTATTTTCAGGTTGATCATACTTAGGATCAAGCAACATGTTACTAAGTGTTACAGAAGTCGAATTAGGTAAAGGTTGTTGCTGTGCAATAAGCGTAAAGCTTAAGACGGCTTTAATTGAGACTCCTCCATCTGCACTGAATAAATGTGGTTCAATGGCTTTTAAGAC
It encodes the following:
- a CDS encoding LD-carboxypeptidase; this encodes MIVFNKTTDFIAIIAPASKCDEAEEKLSKAQELLSSQGLKSIFFPDIFSGDILPFFAANKDIRLKNLQQALLHPDVKIIWAFRGGYGCSQIIFDCLDLLPVSTKILIGYSDITALHLLFNQHYKMPTLHASVLTSLLSKQQHDFDLIMKVLAGGEIKIKLEPVNILDHHDVSGEIIGGNLTVFCNLLGTKLHPMTNGKILLLEDVNESAYRIHRYLVHLKNAGIFDNLKAIIFADFIHKDQDIKQTIQHFCFNEINNIPAYHVEGIGHGIVNYPVALGVLAWIKDQQLTVVNPFKLV
- the rplS gene encoding 50S ribosomal protein L19 gives rise to the protein MNIIDRFEQQQIAKLTTNKVIPEFKAGDTVNVSVRITEGTTERLQSYEGVVIARRNRGLTSSFVVRKISHGEGVERRFMTYSPLVQAITVVKRGIVRRAKLYYLRERSGKAARIKERLR
- the hemC gene encoding hydroxymethylbilane synthase — encoded protein: MIIRIGTRKSRLALIQTDLVVQQIKSHYPEVKCEIVAITTTGDMILDRPLYEIGGKALFLKEIETALLNNKIDIAVHSLKDVPGQLPSGLVLGAVLAREEANDVLISLKASSIKELPKHAIVGTSSVRRKIFLQNLRPDLNIVNFRGNVESRLNKLMQGEVDATILALAGLKRLDIFNDNYCHIIPIEQMLPAVGQGVVAVEVREDDGLMQEVCDKIQHHATWQLTQLERAFMRYLDASCKTPLAAHAVAIGQDQMHAYFMLADIQGDNVLFHQQQGKISEAFDIGIANAKQLSEYLCC
- the trmD gene encoding tRNA (guanosine(37)-N1)-methyltransferase TrmD, producing the protein MAVLHASIITLFPEMFPGSLHYSLAGQALHKGIWSYETINLRDFGITKHKNVDDIAYGGGHGLIMRADVLGASIDQAMSKYPSSKVYYPSPRGKLLNHELIQEIIDEKEIIILCGRFEGIDERVIEEYNVTEISIGDYVLSGGELAALVILDCMVRLLPGVVENQATLQSESFEPSGEFNGLLECPLYTRPFKWRGRCVPEVLVSGHHERLRKWKKEQSMLITSKRRPDLLKNK